The genomic DNA CCCGATGATACCGTAAGTCGTCTTAGCTTCGGCAAAGCCGAAATCTATATCGGCCCGCAGGGTGTGAAGAGGTACCTGGCCTTCACGATACCATTCGGTTCGTGACATCTCGGCACCACCGAGGCGGCCTGAGCAGGTGATGCGGATTCCCTTGGCACCGAATTTGAGAGCAGACGTCACACTCTTCTTCATGGCGCGCCGGAAGGCAATCCTGCGCTCCAACTGCAGAGCTATGTTTTCCGCAACAAGTTGGGCATCCAGTTCAGGCTTCCTGACTTCCTGGATATTTAGATAAACCTCTTTGTCCGTGAGGTTTGCCAGATCCTTCTTCAGGGTCTCCACCTCCGAACCTTTCTTACCGATGATAAGGCCCGGTCGAGCAGTATAGATATTGATTTTGGCTTTATTGGCAGCCCGCTCGATTTCGATCTTGGAAACACCAGAGTTATAAAGCCTCTTTTTCAGGAAGGTCCTCAGCTTCAGATCCTCGTGAAGAAGGTTGGAATAATCAGCCTTCGCGTACCAGCGGGAATCCCATGTTTTGATGACCCCAAGCCTGAAGCTTACAGGATTAACTTTCTGACCCAAACTACACCTCCGCCGTATTCTTGTTTACTTTTCAGCCAGCACAACAGAAATGTGGCTGGTCGGTTTTCTTATCTTACTGGCCCTGCCCATCGCGCGGGGCACGAAACGCTTCAGAACCGCGCCTCCATCAACCGATATTGTCTTGACGAAAAGACGATCTACATCGGAAACCCCTTTTTGCTCGGCGTTGGCCACTGCCGAGCTCAGCAGCTTGGCAACGAGTTTCGCCGAAGGCTGGGGTGAAAAACGAAGTATGTTGAGTGCGGACTGGATCCCTTTTCCGCGTACCATGTCCACAACCAGACGGGTCTTGCGAGGGGAGAGTCGAGCGAATGATAACTTGGCGCGTGCTTCCATGCGGAAAACTCCTTTTCGGGATTACTGCTTACTTCTTCTTCAGTTTGCTTTTCTTGTCAGCACCGTGCCCGTAAAAGGTTCTTGTGGGCGCGAACTCACCTAGCTTGTGGCCAACCATGTTTTCGGTAACGAAAACCGGAATGAATTTCTTACCGTTATGAACGGCCAGCGACAGCCCGATGAAATCGGGAGTGATCGTGGAGCGTCTCGACCAGGTCTTGATGATCTTTTTCGAGTTGGGACCCTCGGCTGCCACCTTATCAGCGAGATGCCCATCGACGAATGCGCCTTTTTTAATAGAACGTGCCATCTTTACAGTCCTTTATGCAGAGGTCTTATTTTGTCCGCTTCTTGACGATGAATCGACTCGAAGTCTTGTTGGTCCTGGTCTTGTAGCCCTTCGTCGGAATACCCCAAGGTGTAACCGGATGACGACCACCGGATGTACGGCCTTCCCCACCGCCGTGAGGATGATCTACCGGGTTCATAGCAACACCGCGGACCTTCGGCCGTTTGCCGAGCCAACGGGAACGCCCCGCTTTACCAATGCTGACATTCTCGTGATCGATATTACCAACCTGGCCGATCGTCGCCATGCACTCCTGAAGGACCATTCGCACCTCTCCCGAGGGGAGTTTAACCTGTGCGTACTTTCCTTCTTTGGCCATCAACTGTGCAAACGTTCCAGCGCTGCGAGCCAATTGAGCGCCTTTTCCGATCTTAAGCTCGATGTTGTGAATGATTGTACCAAGCGGGATAGCTTTAAGCGGAAGCGAATTACCTGGCTTAATATCAGCCCCTGCGCTTGATATTACAGTGTCGCCAACCTTGAGATCGAGGGGCGCCAGAATGTAGCGCTTTTCTCCATCTACGTAATTCAGAAGAGCTATGCGTGCACTGCGATTCGGATCGTACTCAATCGAGGCCACTTTCGCCGGGATATCTTTCTTGTCGCGACGAAAATCGATGATCCTGTACTTCTGCTTGTGCCCTCCGCCGATATGGCGCGAGGTGATCCGACCGAAACTGTTTCTGCCGCCAGTCTTCTTGAGCGTAACAAGCAGTGACTTTTCGGGAGTGCTGCAGGTTATTTCCTCAAAGGTTGAACAGGTCTGGTGTCTGCGCCCAGCCGACGTCGGTTTATAACTCTTGATGGCCATTTACGAACTCCAGTACGATTTTATACTTCAAAGAAATCGACGTTGCTCCCCTCCTTGAGGGTCACATACGCTTTTTTCCAGTTTGATCGCTTTCCAACGAACTTGCCGGCACGCTTCACCTTGCCCGCGACATTGACCGTCCGCACTGCTGCTACTTCAACCTTGAAAAGCTTTTCGGCGGCCTGCTTGATCTCGATCTTATTTGCATCACGATTCACCACGAAGGCGACAACATTTTTATTGTCTTTTTCAATGGTAGACTTTTCGGTGATGAGCGGCTTCTTGATCACGTCGTAAATAATCATGGCTGTAGAACTCCTTCAACTTTACGAACGGCGTCCTGCGTGAAGATGACATTCTTGTACTTCAGTATGTCGACCACATTGAGGCCATCCGACTTGAGAACTTTCACGTCCTTGATGTTCCTGGCGGAAAGCTCAAGGTTGCGGTTCGTGCCATCGATAATGACAAGGGCTTTTGCAACAGAGAAGCTGTTTAGAACCCCAGCGAACTGCTTAGTGGATATCTCGGCCAGGTCAAGGTTATTCATGACGGTCATTCTGTTATCCTTGTACAGGAGCGAGAGCGCAGACCGCAGTGCTGCCTTGCGAGCCTTCTTGTTCATGGAAAGATCGTACACTTTGGGCCGTGGTCCGAACGCAACACCGCCACCAGGGTAGTGAGGAGCACGGATTGAACCTTGGCGCGCACCACCGGTTCCCTTCTGGCGAAAAGGCTTCTTACCACCACCCGAGACTGCAGAGCGGTTCTTAACGCACACAGTACCAGCACGTCTGTTGGCAAGCTGAACCTTGACCGCTTCATGGATCAGATACTCCCTGACGTCACCGTTAAACACGGCTTCATTCAGCTCGATCTCCCCCACCTTTTCCTTCTTTATGTCAAATACATCTATCGTAGCCATAACACGCTCCAGAGATACTCTATTTACTAAGCTTTGACGCTGTCCTTGATCAGCACGAGGGCATTGGTCCCTCCAGGAATGGCGCCTTTGATCAGCAGGAGATTATCGGCAGCATCCACCCTTACGACCTTAAGCTTCTGCACGGTTACCTGCTCGTTGCCCAATTGTCCGGGCATCTTTTTATTCTTGAAAACACGCGATGGTGTTGCAGAACAGCCAATGGAACCGGGTGCCCTGTGAAAACGGGAACCGTGAGTCGAACGCCCCCCCTTGAATCCCCACCTCTTGACGACCCCCTGAAAACCCTTACCAATACTGGTTCCGGTGACGTCTATAACATCTCCCTCAGCAAAAACATCAGCATTGATGGTGTCGCCGACGTTATACTGGTCGATGTTCTCAACCTGCAACTCACGGAGGTAGTTGAAAGCGCCCTGGCCGGCATCCTTGCAGTGCCCGAGGAGTGCTCTCGTTGCCCTAGCAGTTTCCTTGGCAGCGAACCCTACTTGAATGGCGTTATACCCATCCCTCTCAACGGTCTTCTTCTGAAGAACCACACAGGGACCAGCCTCAACGACCGTCACAGGGATTCTACGACCATCCTCGGCGAAGATCTGGGTCATTCCCAGTTTTTTCCCGATTATACCCTTCTTCATGGCAGTCAGTCCTATCCTTGAATTCTCAGTTAAAGCTTGATTTCGACGTCGACGCCGGCCGAAAGATCAAGTTTCATAAGTGCGTCTACGGTCTGCTGGGTCGGGTCGAGTATGTCGATCAGCCGCTTGTGAGTCCTGATCTCGAATTGCTCGCGCGACTTCTTGTCGACGTGCGGCCCACGGAGAACGGTGTACTTATTTATGACCGTTGGAAGCGGAATTGGACCGGCAATCCGTGCTCCCGTTCTCTTAGCGGTATCGACAATCTCCCCAACCGATTGGTCGAGCAGTTTATGATCGTAGGCTCTTAAACGAATTCGTATTTTCTGGCTTGGCATCGCTTCCTCGTCTGCAGTTATTTCCAGCGAAGCGCCCTGCGCTCCGCATCAGGAATTTATTCGATAATTGAGCTGACCACTCCGGCGCCGACGGTACGGCCACCTTCGCGGATCGCGAAACGAAGTCCTTCGTCCATTGCGATCGGGGTGATCAGATTGATGGTGACGGCGATGTTGTCGCCGGGCATTACCATCTCGGTCCCCGCAGGCAGCTCGACAATACCCGTCACGTCGGTGGTGCGGAAGTAGAACTGCGGACGGTATCCGTTGAAGAACGGAGTGTGGCGGCCA from Geobacter sp. DSM 9736 includes the following:
- the rplB gene encoding 50S ribosomal protein L2, with translation MAIKSYKPTSAGRRHQTCSTFEEITCSTPEKSLLVTLKKTGGRNSFGRITSRHIGGGHKQKYRIIDFRRDKKDIPAKVASIEYDPNRSARIALLNYVDGEKRYILAPLDLKVGDTVISSAGADIKPGNSLPLKAIPLGTIIHNIELKIGKGAQLARSAGTFAQLMAKEGKYAQVKLPSGEVRMVLQECMATIGQVGNIDHENVSIGKAGRSRWLGKRPKVRGVAMNPVDHPHGGGEGRTSGGRHPVTPWGIPTKGYKTRTNKTSSRFIVKKRTK
- the rpsS gene encoding 30S ribosomal protein S19, with product MARSIKKGAFVDGHLADKVAAEGPNSKKIIKTWSRRSTITPDFIGLSLAVHNGKKFIPVFVTENMVGHKLGEFAPTRTFYGHGADKKSKLKKK
- the rplC gene encoding 50S ribosomal protein L3, coding for MKKGIIGKKLGMTQIFAEDGRRIPVTVVEAGPCVVLQKKTVERDGYNAIQVGFAAKETARATRALLGHCKDAGQGAFNYLRELQVENIDQYNVGDTINADVFAEGDVIDVTGTSIGKGFQGVVKRWGFKGGRSTHGSRFHRAPGSIGCSATPSRVFKNKKMPGQLGNEQVTVQKLKVVRVDAADNLLLIKGAIPGGTNALVLIKDSVKA
- the rpsC gene encoding 30S ribosomal protein S3 gives rise to the protein MGQKVNPVSFRLGVIKTWDSRWYAKADYSNLLHEDLKLRTFLKKRLYNSGVSKIEIERAANKAKINIYTARPGLIIGKKGSEVETLKKDLANLTDKEVYLNIQEVRKPELDAQLVAENIALQLERRIAFRRAMKKSVTSALKFGAKGIRITCSGRLGGAEMSRTEWYREGQVPLHTLRADIDFGFAEAKTTYGIIGVKVLIYKGEILPGQK
- the rpsJ gene encoding 30S ribosomal protein S10; translation: MPSQKIRIRLRAYDHKLLDQSVGEIVDTAKRTGARIAGPIPLPTVINKYTVLRGPHVDKKSREQFEIRTHKRLIDILDPTQQTVDALMKLDLSAGVDVEIKL
- the rplD gene encoding 50S ribosomal protein L4, which codes for MATIDVFDIKKEKVGEIELNEAVFNGDVREYLIHEAVKVQLANRRAGTVCVKNRSAVSGGGKKPFRQKGTGGARQGSIRAPHYPGGGVAFGPRPKVYDLSMNKKARKAALRSALSLLYKDNRMTVMNNLDLAEISTKQFAGVLNSFSVAKALVIIDGTNRNLELSARNIKDVKVLKSDGLNVVDILKYKNVIFTQDAVRKVEGVLQP
- a CDS encoding 50S ribosomal protein L23 codes for the protein MIIYDVIKKPLITEKSTIEKDNKNVVAFVVNRDANKIEIKQAAEKLFKVEVAAVRTVNVAGKVKRAGKFVGKRSNWKKAYVTLKEGSNVDFFEV
- the rplV gene encoding 50S ribosomal protein L22; translated protein: MEARAKLSFARLSPRKTRLVVDMVRGKGIQSALNILRFSPQPSAKLVAKLLSSAVANAEQKGVSDVDRLFVKTISVDGGAVLKRFVPRAMGRASKIRKPTSHISVVLAEK